The following coding sequences are from one Salvia hispanica cultivar TCC Black 2014 chromosome 3, UniMelb_Shisp_WGS_1.0, whole genome shotgun sequence window:
- the LOC125213403 gene encoding histidine-containing phosphotransfer protein 4-like isoform X2, producing MQERHEFDSNPVSLEERLMLNFSSNVVWVLCGIIGILEGEQEGTRTWKLLTMKGHILLESAASYMRNALFNQGYLDDQFLQLEDLQDEANPNFVEEVVKLFYSDSARLIRNIELTLENTPWDFEKLDNIMHQYKGSSSSIGAKKVKKECTQFQEYCKVENIDGCMRTFQEVKQEHASLKRKLENYFQLVREAR from the exons ATGCAAGAAAGACATGAATTTGATTCTAATCCAGTGAGTTTAGAAGAGAGATTAATGCTGAATTTTTCTTCGAATGTGGTGTGGGTGTTGTGTGGTATCATTGGGATTTTGGAGGGGGAGCAAGAAGGGACCAGGACATGGAAACTTTTAACTATGAAGGGACACATATTGCTAGAATCTGCTG CTTCCTACATGAGAAATGCTCTATTCAATCAG GGATATCTCGATGATCAATTCCTTCAATTGGAAGATTTGCAAGATGAAGCTAACCCTAACTTTGTGGAAGAAGTGGTCAAGCTATTTTACTCGGACTCAGCCCGCCTTATTCGAAACATAGAACTGACACT AGAAAATACTCCCTGGGACTTCGAGAAACTGGATAATATCATGCATCAGTATAAGGGTAGCAGCTCTAG CATTGGTGCCAAAAAGGTGAAGAAGGAATGTACACAATTTCAAGAATACTGCAAAGTTGAGAACATTGATGG GTGCATGAGAACATTCCAAGAGGTAAAACAAGAACATGCATCTCTGAAGAGGAAGCTTGAGAACTATTTTCAG CTTGTAAGAGAAGCTCGATAA
- the LOC125213403 gene encoding histidine-containing phosphotransfer protein 4-like isoform X4, whose protein sequence is MKGHILLESAASYMRNALFNQGYLDDQFLQLEDLQDEANPNFVEEVVKLFYSDSARLIRNIELTLENTPWDFEKLDNIMHQYKGSSSSIGAKKVKKECTQFQEYCKVENIDGCMRTFQEVKQEHASLKRKLENYFQLVREAR, encoded by the exons ATGAAGGGACACATATTGCTAGAATCTGCTG CTTCCTACATGAGAAATGCTCTATTCAATCAG GGATATCTCGATGATCAATTCCTTCAATTGGAAGATTTGCAAGATGAAGCTAACCCTAACTTTGTGGAAGAAGTGGTCAAGCTATTTTACTCGGACTCAGCCCGCCTTATTCGAAACATAGAACTGACACT AGAAAATACTCCCTGGGACTTCGAGAAACTGGATAATATCATGCATCAGTATAAGGGTAGCAGCTCTAG CATTGGTGCCAAAAAGGTGAAGAAGGAATGTACACAATTTCAAGAATACTGCAAAGTTGAGAACATTGATGG GTGCATGAGAACATTCCAAGAGGTAAAACAAGAACATGCATCTCTGAAGAGGAAGCTTGAGAACTATTTTCAG CTTGTAAGAGAAGCTCGATAA
- the LOC125213403 gene encoding histidine-containing phosphotransfer protein 4-like isoform X3: protein MTTHGNEGEGGDLPWIFFSIYASIFSPIYNACNHMPLFLLNPEIQSILSFTCFVLFLFITMEGNQLSCQASYMRNALFNQGYLDDQFLQLEDLQDEANPNFVEEVVKLFYSDSARLIRNIELTLENTPWDFEKLDNIMHQYKGSSSSIGAKKVKKECTQFQEYCKVENIDGCMRTFQELVREAR, encoded by the exons ATGACTACACATGGAAATGAGGGGGAGGGGGGGGACCTTCCTTGGATCTTTTTCTCCATCTATGCATCAATATTTTCACCTATATATAACGCATGCAACCATATGCCTCTTTTCCTATTGAATCCAGAAATACAATCTATTTTATCTTTCACTTGCTTTGtgctatttctttttattacaaTGGAGGGTAATCAACTGTCATGCCAAGCTTCCTACATGAGAAATGCTCTATTCAATCAG GGATATCTCGATGATCAATTCCTTCAATTGGAAGATTTGCAAGATGAAGCTAACCCTAACTTTGTGGAAGAAGTGGTCAAGCTATTTTACTCGGACTCAGCCCGCCTTATTCGAAACATAGAACTGACACT AGAAAATACTCCCTGGGACTTCGAGAAACTGGATAATATCATGCATCAGTATAAGGGTAGCAGCTCTAG CATTGGTGCCAAAAAGGTGAAGAAGGAATGTACACAATTTCAAGAATACTGCAAAGTTGAGAACATTGATGG GTGCATGAGAACATTCCAAGAG CTTGTAAGAGAAGCTCGATAA
- the LOC125213403 gene encoding histidine-containing phosphotransfer protein 4-like isoform X1, with translation MTTHGNEGEGGDLPWIFFSIYASIFSPIYNACNHMPLFLLNPEIQSILSFTCFVLFLFITMEGNQLSCQASYMRNALFNQGYLDDQFLQLEDLQDEANPNFVEEVVKLFYSDSARLIRNIELTLENTPWDFEKLDNIMHQYKGSSSSIGAKKVKKECTQFQEYCKVENIDGCMRTFQEVKQEHASLKRKLENYFQLVREAR, from the exons ATGACTACACATGGAAATGAGGGGGAGGGGGGGGACCTTCCTTGGATCTTTTTCTCCATCTATGCATCAATATTTTCACCTATATATAACGCATGCAACCATATGCCTCTTTTCCTATTGAATCCAGAAATACAATCTATTTTATCTTTCACTTGCTTTGtgctatttctttttattacaaTGGAGGGTAATCAACTGTCATGCCAAGCTTCCTACATGAGAAATGCTCTATTCAATCAG GGATATCTCGATGATCAATTCCTTCAATTGGAAGATTTGCAAGATGAAGCTAACCCTAACTTTGTGGAAGAAGTGGTCAAGCTATTTTACTCGGACTCAGCCCGCCTTATTCGAAACATAGAACTGACACT AGAAAATACTCCCTGGGACTTCGAGAAACTGGATAATATCATGCATCAGTATAAGGGTAGCAGCTCTAG CATTGGTGCCAAAAAGGTGAAGAAGGAATGTACACAATTTCAAGAATACTGCAAAGTTGAGAACATTGATGG GTGCATGAGAACATTCCAAGAGGTAAAACAAGAACATGCATCTCTGAAGAGGAAGCTTGAGAACTATTTTCAG CTTGTAAGAGAAGCTCGATAA
- the LOC125213403 gene encoding histidine-containing phosphotransfer protein 4-like isoform X5 has protein sequence MRNALFNQGYLDDQFLQLEDLQDEANPNFVEEVVKLFYSDSARLIRNIELTLENTPWDFEKLDNIMHQYKGSSSSIGAKKVKKECTQFQEYCKVENIDGCMRTFQEVKQEHASLKRKLENYFQLVREAR, from the exons ATGAGAAATGCTCTATTCAATCAG GGATATCTCGATGATCAATTCCTTCAATTGGAAGATTTGCAAGATGAAGCTAACCCTAACTTTGTGGAAGAAGTGGTCAAGCTATTTTACTCGGACTCAGCCCGCCTTATTCGAAACATAGAACTGACACT AGAAAATACTCCCTGGGACTTCGAGAAACTGGATAATATCATGCATCAGTATAAGGGTAGCAGCTCTAG CATTGGTGCCAAAAAGGTGAAGAAGGAATGTACACAATTTCAAGAATACTGCAAAGTTGAGAACATTGATGG GTGCATGAGAACATTCCAAGAGGTAAAACAAGAACATGCATCTCTGAAGAGGAAGCTTGAGAACTATTTTCAG CTTGTAAGAGAAGCTCGATAA